The following proteins are co-located in the Microvirga ossetica genome:
- a CDS encoding benzoate-CoA ligase family protein produces the protein MADTAHVDTFARDNLPPEDQWPAFLFTRPEFQYPERLNCAAAFLDRWVDEGRGDEPCLISPAETLTYRALQERVNRICNVLVHKLGFVPGNRVLLRSANNPMMVAAYLAVLKAGGVVVATMPLLRAKEIAYPLKKAKITIALCDHRLAEEMERARTMAPDLQHVVYWGSGKPDGLEALIAEASPDFTAVDTAADDVCLIGFTSGTTGEPKGTMHFHRDMLAICDGYAQNVLRPEAGDRFIGSPPLAFTFGLGGIVLFPMRVGASTVLLEKAGPDDLLPAIAQHKATICFTAPTAYRAMLSKLQGYGISSLRKCVSAGEPLPKGTFEAWKDATGIRLMDGIGATEMLHIFIAATEDEIRPGATGKPVPGYEAKVVDDEGRDLPPGSVGRLAVRGPTGCRYLADERQGKYVQGGWNVTGDTYLMDEDGYFWYQARSDDMIISAGYNIAGPEVEAALLTHPAVAECGVVGAPDDGRGMVVKAYVVLRPGHAPGPELTKALQDHVKAEIAPYKYPRLIEFVEALPRTQTGKLQRFELRRIAQEPEKHEEALRA, from the coding sequence ATGGCGGACACGGCACATGTGGATACCTTCGCGAGAGACAACCTTCCGCCCGAGGACCAGTGGCCGGCCTTCCTTTTTACCCGTCCCGAGTTCCAGTATCCGGAACGGCTGAACTGCGCCGCGGCCTTTCTCGACCGGTGGGTCGACGAGGGACGAGGCGATGAGCCCTGCCTGATCAGCCCGGCCGAGACGCTCACCTACCGCGCGCTTCAGGAGCGCGTGAACCGGATCTGCAATGTGCTGGTTCACAAGCTCGGCTTCGTGCCCGGCAATCGCGTGCTGCTGCGCTCGGCCAACAATCCGATGATGGTGGCAGCCTATCTGGCGGTTCTGAAGGCCGGCGGTGTGGTCGTGGCCACCATGCCGCTCCTGCGTGCCAAGGAGATCGCGTATCCGCTGAAGAAGGCAAAGATCACTATCGCTCTCTGCGATCACCGACTCGCAGAGGAGATGGAGCGCGCCAGGACGATGGCGCCCGATCTGCAGCATGTGGTGTATTGGGGATCGGGCAAGCCTGACGGCCTCGAGGCGCTGATCGCCGAGGCCTCGCCGGACTTCACTGCCGTCGATACGGCGGCGGACGATGTCTGCCTGATCGGCTTCACCTCGGGTACGACCGGCGAGCCGAAGGGCACCATGCATTTCCACCGGGACATGCTGGCGATCTGCGACGGCTATGCCCAGAACGTGCTGCGCCCGGAGGCGGGCGACCGCTTCATCGGTTCGCCGCCGCTCGCCTTCACCTTCGGCCTCGGCGGTATCGTGCTGTTCCCCATGCGGGTCGGTGCTTCGACCGTGCTGCTGGAAAAGGCTGGGCCTGACGATCTTTTGCCGGCCATCGCGCAGCACAAGGCCACCATCTGCTTTACGGCGCCCACGGCCTACCGCGCCATGCTGTCGAAACTCCAAGGCTACGGTATCTCGAGCCTGCGCAAATGCGTGTCGGCCGGCGAGCCCCTGCCGAAGGGCACCTTCGAGGCCTGGAAGGATGCCACGGGAATAAGGCTCATGGACGGGATCGGGGCGACGGAGATGCTGCACATCTTCATTGCGGCGACCGAGGATGAGATCCGCCCCGGCGCGACCGGCAAGCCCGTTCCTGGCTATGAGGCGAAAGTCGTCGATGACGAGGGACGCGACCTCCCGCCCGGCAGCGTCGGTCGCCTCGCCGTGCGCGGACCGACAGGGTGCCGCTATCTCGCCGACGAGCGGCAGGGCAAATACGTCCAAGGGGGCTGGAACGTCACCGGCGACACCTACCTCATGGATGAGGACGGGTACTTCTGGTACCAGGCGCGTTCCGACGACATGATCATCTCGGCGGGCTACAACATCGCAGGGCCGGAGGTCGAGGCGGCGCTGCTTACGCATCCGGCCGTTGCCGAATGCGGCGTGGTGGGCGCTCCCGACGACGGGCGTGGCATGGTGGTCAAGGCCTATGTGGTCCTGCGCCCCGGCCATGCCCCGGGTCCCGAGTTGACAAAGGCTCTCCAGGATCATGTCAAGGCGGAGATCGCGCCGTACAAGTATCCTCGGCTGATCGAGTTCGTGGAGGCCCTCCCGCGCACGCAGACCGGCAAGCTGCAGCGTTTCGAGCTTCGCCGCATCGCTCAGGAGCCGGAAAAGCATGAGGAGGCCCTGAGAGCATGA
- a CDS encoding bifunctional salicylyl-CoA 5-hydroxylase/oxidoreductase: MKTAIIGGGPAGLYFAILQKKLRPESDITVYERNRADETFGFGVVFSDATLDNFEKYDLPSYQRIVREFAYWDDIAIHFRGTEHRIGGNGFCGCSRRTLLLILQDRAEELGVRLRYEADVDDESLFADADLVVVADGINSRFRERYADHFEPEVDLRPNKFTWMGSTKPLDAFTFIFQETEWGPFIAHAYQYEANRSTWVFETDPETFERAGLKDKSEAESAALMEEIFGWFLGGHRVLTNRSIWRNFPMIRSKRWVMGNKVLLGDAKASAHFSIGSGTKLAMEDAIALYEAFRREPSVEGALSLYETGRREEVEKTQHAADVSLVWFEHVARFWDFDPVQFAFGVMTRAKAITYDNLRLRAPDFVAAVDKTFTRQVQKQGFDVSTESPSAPMFQPFRLREMIVPNRVVVSPMDMYSAKDGVPGEFHLVHYGSRAMGGAGLVFTEMTCISPEARITLGCTGLWNDEQEAAWKRIVDFVHANSGTKFCLQLGHSGRKGATKLMWEGMDRPLDEGAWDICSASPIPYFPDSQMPREATRADMDLIRQQFVDAAQRGERAGFDMLELHCAHGYLMASFLSPLTNRRTDDYGGSLENRLRFPLEIFDAMREVWPAHKPMSVRISATDWAEGGVTGDDAVEIARAFAEHGVDLVDVSTGQTVCEARPIYGRMFQTPFSDQVRNEARVATMCVGNITAADQVNTILAAGRADLVALGRPHLVDPTFTMKAAAWYGAKDIHCPPQYLAGRDQIFRNSVRDRQDLEDLKVKAKPKTRAELKLEAGEKPLAAE, translated from the coding sequence ATGAAGACGGCGATCATCGGCGGCGGCCCGGCTGGACTTTACTTTGCGATCCTGCAGAAGAAGCTCCGGCCGGAATCCGACATCACGGTCTATGAGCGCAATCGCGCCGACGAGACATTCGGCTTCGGCGTCGTGTTTTCCGACGCGACCCTGGACAATTTCGAGAAGTACGACCTGCCGAGCTATCAGCGCATCGTCCGGGAATTCGCCTATTGGGACGACATCGCCATCCATTTCCGTGGCACCGAGCACCGGATCGGCGGCAACGGCTTCTGCGGCTGCTCGCGACGCACCCTGCTGCTGATCCTGCAGGATCGTGCGGAGGAGCTCGGCGTCCGGCTGCGCTACGAAGCCGACGTGGATGACGAGAGCCTCTTCGCGGACGCAGATCTCGTGGTCGTGGCGGATGGCATCAACAGCCGCTTCCGGGAGCGCTATGCAGATCACTTCGAGCCGGAGGTGGACCTTCGGCCGAACAAGTTCACCTGGATGGGCTCCACCAAGCCGCTCGATGCCTTCACCTTCATCTTCCAGGAGACGGAATGGGGGCCGTTCATTGCCCATGCCTATCAATATGAAGCGAACCGCTCGACCTGGGTTTTCGAGACCGACCCCGAGACCTTCGAGCGGGCCGGGCTGAAGGACAAGAGCGAGGCTGAATCGGCGGCGCTCATGGAAGAGATCTTCGGCTGGTTCCTCGGCGGTCACCGCGTTCTCACCAACCGCTCGATCTGGCGCAACTTCCCGATGATCCGCAGCAAGCGCTGGGTCATGGGCAACAAGGTGCTGCTCGGCGACGCCAAGGCCTCGGCGCATTTCTCCATCGGCTCGGGCACCAAGCTTGCGATGGAGGATGCCATTGCGCTCTACGAGGCTTTCCGCCGCGAGCCGAGCGTCGAAGGAGCATTGTCGCTCTACGAGACTGGACGGCGCGAGGAGGTCGAGAAGACGCAGCACGCGGCCGATGTGTCCCTAGTCTGGTTCGAGCACGTGGCGCGCTTCTGGGATTTCGATCCGGTGCAGTTCGCTTTCGGCGTCATGACCCGCGCCAAGGCGATCACCTACGACAACCTGCGCCTGCGCGCGCCGGATTTCGTTGCCGCCGTTGATAAGACCTTTACAAGACAGGTGCAGAAGCAGGGCTTCGACGTTTCGACCGAGAGCCCGAGCGCGCCGATGTTTCAGCCCTTCCGTCTGCGGGAGATGATCGTTCCTAATCGCGTCGTGGTGTCGCCCATGGACATGTATTCCGCGAAGGACGGCGTGCCCGGGGAATTCCACCTCGTCCATTACGGCTCGCGCGCCATGGGTGGGGCGGGGCTGGTCTTCACGGAGATGACCTGCATCTCGCCGGAGGCGCGCATCACCCTCGGCTGCACGGGCCTGTGGAACGACGAGCAGGAGGCCGCCTGGAAGCGGATCGTCGATTTCGTTCATGCCAACTCTGGCACGAAGTTCTGCCTGCAACTCGGGCATTCCGGGCGCAAGGGCGCGACCAAGCTCATGTGGGAGGGCATGGATCGCCCGCTGGATGAGGGAGCATGGGACATCTGCTCCGCTTCGCCGATTCCCTACTTCCCCGACAGCCAGATGCCGCGCGAAGCGACGCGCGCCGACATGGACCTGATCAGGCAGCAATTCGTGGATGCCGCGCAGCGCGGCGAGCGCGCCGGTTTCGACATGCTCGAGCTGCACTGCGCCCACGGTTACCTGATGGCGAGCTTCCTGTCGCCGCTCACCAACCGCCGCACGGACGACTACGGCGGTTCCCTCGAAAACCGTCTGCGGTTCCCGCTGGAAATCTTCGACGCCATGCGCGAGGTCTGGCCAGCGCACAAGCCCATGTCTGTGCGCATCTCGGCGACCGACTGGGCTGAAGGCGGCGTCACCGGCGACGATGCGGTCGAGATCGCCCGTGCTTTTGCAGAGCACGGCGTCGATCTCGTCGACGTGTCGACGGGCCAGACGGTCTGTGAGGCGCGGCCGATCTACGGGCGCATGTTCCAGACACCGTTCTCGGATCAGGTGCGCAACGAGGCGCGGGTCGCCACCATGTGCGTCGGCAACATCACGGCGGCCGATCAGGTGAACACGATCCTGGCCGCCGGCCGCGCCGATCTCGTTGCGCTCGGCCGGCCGCATCTGGTCGATCCGACCTTCACCATGAAGGCCGCTGCCTGGTACGGCGCGAAGGACATCCACTGCCCGCCGCAGTATCTGGCCGGCAGGGATCAGATCTTCCGCAACTCCGTGCGTGATCGGCAGGATCTCGAGGATCTCAAGGTGAAGGCGAAGCCGAAGACGCGCGCCGAATTGAAGTTGGAGGCCGGCGAGAAGCCTCTCGCTGCGGAATGA
- a CDS encoding SDR family NAD(P)-dependent oxidoreductase, with the protein MTMTSLKGRHALVTGGGRGIGRAIAGCLVKAGATVTIVGRSPATLELAIVQGDAHAAAVADITDREAVQAAVQDAVARYGPVDLLIANAGAAASAPFMKTGPDMFRQMLDVNLLGVTNTAHAVLGSMTEKGFGRIVAVASTAGLKGYPYVSAYCAAKHAVVGFVRALALETARNGVTVNAVCPGFTDTDLVSESLARIMEKTDRTREEALAELVKHNPQGRLINPSEVAEAVLWLCSEGARSVTGQAIAVAGGEI; encoded by the coding sequence ATGACCATGACAAGTCTCAAAGGCAGGCATGCATTGGTGACGGGTGGCGGACGCGGGATCGGACGCGCCATCGCCGGCTGTCTCGTGAAGGCAGGCGCGACCGTCACAATCGTCGGCCGCAGTCCAGCAACGCTCGAACTGGCAATTGTGCAGGGCGATGCGCACGCCGCTGCCGTCGCCGACATTACGGACAGGGAGGCGGTCCAGGCGGCCGTTCAGGACGCCGTCGCTCGCTACGGCCCCGTCGATCTGCTGATTGCCAATGCCGGAGCGGCCGCCTCGGCGCCCTTCATGAAGACAGGCCCGGACATGTTCCGGCAGATGCTGGATGTGAACCTGCTCGGCGTCACCAATACGGCCCACGCTGTGCTGGGATCGATGACGGAGAAGGGCTTCGGGCGCATCGTCGCCGTGGCGTCGACCGCAGGCCTCAAGGGCTATCCCTATGTGAGCGCCTATTGCGCCGCCAAGCATGCCGTGGTCGGCTTCGTCCGCGCCTTGGCTTTGGAAACCGCAAGGAACGGGGTCACGGTGAATGCGGTTTGCCCTGGCTTCACGGATACGGACCTCGTTTCCGAGAGTTTGGCGCGCATCATGGAGAAGACTGACAGAACCCGCGAGGAGGCGCTGGCGGAGCTCGTGAAGCACAACCCGCAGGGCAGGCTCATCAACCCGTCGGAGGTGGCCGAGGCCGTGCTTTGGCTGTGCAGCGAAGGCGCGCGCTCCGTAACGGGACAGGCCATTGCGGTGGCTGGGGGGGAAATCTGA
- a CDS encoding MarR family winged helix-turn-helix transcriptional regulator produces MDDHAIPLDAETKAVEMPEDHREELRLWLRLLTCSTLIEGEVRRRLRERFDVTLPRFDLMAQLDKAPDGMTLSDLSKRMMVSNGNLTGLVDRLVTSGHIARIVSPTDRRAMVISLTEAGRAEFRTMAGEHEHWIADLFGDLNAKDRNDLMRLLAKTKLSARRAIMGDDQ; encoded by the coding sequence ATGGACGATCACGCCATTCCGCTCGACGCCGAAACCAAGGCGGTCGAGATGCCGGAGGATCACCGGGAGGAGCTGCGTCTCTGGCTGCGGCTTCTCACCTGCTCCACGCTGATCGAAGGCGAGGTGCGCCGCCGCCTGCGCGAGCGCTTCGACGTCACGCTCCCCCGCTTCGACCTGATGGCGCAGCTCGACAAGGCGCCCGATGGGATGACCCTGTCCGATCTGTCGAAGCGGATGATGGTATCGAACGGCAACCTCACCGGCCTCGTCGACCGGCTCGTTACATCCGGCCACATCGCGCGGATCGTTTCTCCGACTGATCGACGCGCGATGGTCATCAGCCTGACCGAGGCGGGCCGCGCCGAGTTCCGCACCATGGCAGGCGAGCATGAGCATTGGATCGCCGATCTCTTCGGAGATCTTAACGCCAAGGATCGCAACGATCTCATGCGGCTGCTCGCGAAAACCAAATTGTCCGCCCGCCGGGCGATCATGGGAGACGACCAGTGA
- a CDS encoding enoyl-CoA hydratase family protein produces the protein MTQFANSVTLPLSSYEPRHFLLAVDGPVATVTLNRPDKKNPLTFESYRELADFFHACAKDEDVKAIVVTGAGGNFSSGGDVFEIIGPLVEMDTKGLTAFTRMTGELVKAMRAAPQPIIAAVEGICAGAGAIVAMASDLRLAAPGAKVAFLFNKVGLAGCDMGACAILPRIIGQGRASELLYTGRFMSAEEGERWGFFSRLVEAGTLLDEARALARTIGTGPTYANTMTKRMLAMEWAMSVEEAIEAEAVAQALCMTTEDFARAYRAFAAKEKPVFQGD, from the coding sequence GTGACGCAATTCGCCAATTCCGTCACCCTGCCGCTCTCGTCCTATGAGCCGCGACACTTCCTGCTGGCGGTCGATGGACCCGTTGCGACGGTCACGCTCAACCGCCCTGACAAGAAGAATCCGCTCACGTTCGAGAGCTATCGCGAGCTGGCCGACTTCTTCCATGCCTGCGCCAAGGACGAGGACGTCAAAGCTATCGTCGTGACCGGAGCAGGCGGCAATTTCTCGTCCGGCGGCGATGTATTCGAGATCATCGGCCCGCTTGTCGAGATGGACACGAAGGGGCTTACCGCCTTCACGCGCATGACCGGCGAACTGGTGAAGGCCATGCGCGCCGCGCCGCAGCCGATCATTGCGGCGGTCGAAGGCATCTGCGCCGGCGCCGGCGCCATCGTCGCCATGGCCTCCGATCTCCGTCTTGCGGCGCCAGGGGCGAAGGTAGCGTTCCTGTTCAACAAGGTCGGCCTCGCCGGCTGCGATATGGGCGCCTGTGCCATCCTTCCCCGCATCATCGGCCAAGGCCGCGCCTCGGAGCTGCTCTATACCGGCCGCTTCATGAGCGCGGAGGAAGGCGAGCGCTGGGGCTTCTTCAGCCGCCTCGTCGAGGCAGGCACGCTTCTCGACGAAGCGCGGGCTCTCGCGCGTACGATCGGCACGGGCCCGACCTATGCCAACACCATGACGAAGCGCATGCTGGCGATGGAATGGGCGATGTCGGTCGAGGAGGCGATCGAGGCGGAAGCGGTGGCGCAGGCACTCTGCATGACGACGGAAGATTTCGCCCGCGCCTATCGCGCCTTCGCGGCCAAGGAAAAGCCGGTGTTCCAGGGAGATTGA
- a CDS encoding acyl-CoA dehydrogenase family protein gives MIDASFLSWPFFENRHRQFANDLSAWAASDVKPLVDHHDVDASCRRLVRRMGEAGWLRAVVPEAYGGLFASFDVRTLCLARETLAFHDGLADFAFAMQGLGTGPITLFGSDVLKARYLPPVARGEAIAAFALSEPEAGSDVAAMSTTAMPDGPDHVRIDGVKTWISNGGIADHYVVFARSGEAPGAKGLSAYVVDAQSPGLIVENRIDVIAPHPLATLRFDNCRVPLSQRIGGPGEGFKVAMATLDVFRSTVGAAALGLARRALSEALQHAASRKLFGAPLGDLQMTQASLADMATGVDSAALLVYRAAWTKDQGAPRVTREAAMAKMHATETAQGVIDKAVQIFGGLGVTKGVRVEELYREIRALRIYEGATEVQKIVIAREMLKMVEAQRSGTRDAVLRQ, from the coding sequence GTGATCGACGCGAGCTTTCTCTCTTGGCCGTTCTTTGAAAACCGCCACCGGCAATTCGCCAACGACCTGAGCGCCTGGGCGGCGAGCGACGTCAAACCGCTCGTCGATCACCACGACGTCGACGCCTCCTGCCGCCGCCTCGTGCGGCGCATGGGCGAAGCCGGCTGGCTCAGGGCTGTCGTGCCTGAGGCCTATGGCGGGCTTTTCGCATCTTTCGATGTCCGCACGCTCTGCCTGGCTCGGGAGACGCTCGCGTTTCACGACGGGCTGGCGGATTTCGCCTTTGCCATGCAGGGACTCGGTACGGGACCGATCACTCTGTTCGGCTCCGATGTGCTGAAGGCCAGATATCTGCCGCCGGTGGCTCGGGGCGAAGCTATCGCGGCCTTCGCGCTCTCGGAACCGGAAGCCGGGTCCGATGTCGCCGCCATGAGCACCACGGCGATGCCGGACGGGCCGGATCACGTTCGGATCGACGGCGTGAAGACATGGATCTCCAATGGCGGGATCGCCGATCATTATGTGGTCTTCGCCCGCTCCGGCGAAGCGCCCGGTGCGAAGGGACTTTCCGCCTATGTGGTCGACGCGCAGTCGCCGGGACTGATTGTCGAGAACCGAATCGATGTCATCGCGCCGCATCCGCTCGCGACCCTGCGCTTCGACAATTGCCGGGTGCCGCTCTCGCAGCGGATCGGTGGGCCGGGTGAAGGATTCAAGGTCGCCATGGCCACCCTCGACGTGTTCCGCTCGACGGTTGGTGCTGCCGCCCTCGGTCTCGCGCGGCGGGCTCTGTCGGAGGCGCTGCAGCATGCCGCTTCGCGCAAGCTCTTCGGCGCTCCTCTCGGGGATCTGCAGATGACGCAAGCCTCTCTCGCCGACATGGCGACGGGCGTGGACAGCGCCGCGCTCCTCGTCTATCGCGCCGCCTGGACCAAGGACCAGGGCGCGCCGCGGGTGACGCGCGAGGCGGCGATGGCGAAGATGCATGCCACCGAGACCGCGCAGGGCGTGATCGACAAGGCGGTGCAGATCTTCGGTGGCCTCGGTGTCACAAAAGGCGTCAGGGTCGAAGAGCTTTATCGGGAAATCCGCGCCCTGCGGATCTACGAGGGTGCGACCGAGGTGCAGAAAATCGTGATCGCGCGCGAAATGCTGAAGATGGTGGAAGCCCAACGCTCCGGCACTCGCGACGCTGTGCTCCGTCAATAA
- a CDS encoding RidA family protein → MTAAIEGTPMPGIDDGPEVLNPKHWPTPKGYANGMMAEGRILVTGGIVGWDETETFPDGFVAQARQTFENIRAILAEGRAEPRHLVRLTWYVVDIDEYLEHLRDLGRAYREVFGAHYPAMALVQVVRLVEKKARLEIEATAIVPSLR, encoded by the coding sequence ATGACAGCCGCCATAGAAGGCACTCCCATGCCTGGAATCGACGATGGACCCGAAGTCCTCAACCCGAAGCACTGGCCGACACCAAAGGGATATGCCAACGGCATGATGGCCGAAGGTCGGATTCTTGTGACCGGCGGCATCGTCGGCTGGGACGAGACCGAGACATTTCCCGATGGCTTCGTCGCGCAGGCGCGACAGACCTTCGAGAACATTCGCGCCATTCTCGCCGAGGGCAGGGCCGAGCCGCGGCATCTCGTGCGGCTGACCTGGTATGTCGTCGATATCGACGAGTATCTCGAACACCTCCGCGACCTGGGCCGCGCCTATCGCGAGGTCTTCGGCGCCCATTATCCTGCCATGGCCTTGGTTCAAGTCGTACGTCTCGTGGAGAAGAAGGCTCGTCTCGAAATCGAGGCGACAGCCATCGTCCCAAGCCTGCGGTAA
- a CDS encoding sensor domain-containing diguanylate cyclase, whose translation MLHSKTERFAVPSSSEFADDAEMFELAPVSLWLEDYSGLKALFERWRAEGVISLRDYLLEDATRVEACSSQIRVIKVNRRTLSLFEADDLSHLVGNLDRIFRNDMLKAHIDELVQLWEGRAEFFSNTVNYTLSGRRLDIQLKGSVLPGHEGRWDRVLIAIEDVTEREAARRQLSTSETYARGLFEHSPVSLWVEDFSAVKQLLDDVRWQGISDFRVFTDVHPEFVSRCMSEIRVIDVNRHTLELFSSPDKQTLLMRLGDVFRDEMREHFREQLIDLWNGKIFQQREVVNYSLSGDELHLHLQFSVLPGYEKDWSLVQVALTDITARKRAEAYLEYLGKHDVLTKLYNRTFYVDELNRLERKGPFPVTVVIIDLNGLKAANDQLGHAAGDALLRRAGEVLSKAVDKPSYAARIGGDEFALLMPGTDERDAKVVMDGIENLLEVNNQFYTGLPLSFAMGAATSRPGERLEAIVKRADLLMYEAKRAHYAAASAPR comes from the coding sequence ATGCTGCACTCCAAAACCGAGAGGTTCGCCGTTCCGTCGTCGAGCGAGTTCGCCGACGACGCCGAGATGTTCGAGCTGGCGCCGGTTTCCCTCTGGCTCGAGGATTACAGCGGCCTCAAGGCGCTCTTCGAACGCTGGCGTGCGGAAGGCGTGATCTCGCTGCGGGATTATCTCCTGGAGGATGCGACACGCGTCGAGGCCTGCTCGAGCCAGATCCGTGTCATCAAGGTGAACCGCCGGACCCTCAGCCTCTTCGAAGCGGATGACCTGTCGCATCTGGTCGGTAATCTCGACCGGATCTTTCGCAATGACATGCTGAAGGCTCACATCGACGAACTCGTGCAGCTCTGGGAAGGGCGCGCGGAGTTCTTCAGCAACACGGTGAACTATACCCTGTCCGGGCGCAGGCTCGACATCCAGCTCAAGGGCAGCGTCCTGCCCGGGCACGAGGGCAGGTGGGATCGCGTCCTGATCGCCATCGAGGATGTGACCGAGCGCGAAGCCGCGCGCAGGCAGCTCTCCACCAGCGAAACCTACGCCCGCGGCCTGTTCGAGCATTCGCCGGTCTCGCTGTGGGTGGAGGATTTCAGCGCGGTCAAGCAGCTCCTGGACGATGTGCGTTGGCAGGGAATCAGCGACTTTCGGGTCTTCACCGACGTGCATCCGGAATTCGTCTCACGCTGCATGAGCGAGATCCGCGTGATCGACGTCAACCGGCATACGCTGGAGCTGTTCTCGTCCCCCGACAAGCAGACCCTGCTGATGCGGCTAGGCGACGTCTTTCGTGACGAGATGCGGGAGCATTTCAGAGAGCAGCTGATCGATCTTTGGAACGGCAAGATTTTTCAGCAGCGCGAGGTGGTGAACTATTCCCTCTCGGGCGATGAGCTTCATCTGCATCTGCAGTTCTCCGTGCTGCCCGGCTACGAGAAGGACTGGTCGCTTGTGCAGGTGGCGCTGACGGATATCACCGCGCGCAAGCGGGCCGAGGCCTATCTCGAATATCTCGGCAAGCACGACGTTCTGACCAAGCTCTATAATCGCACCTTCTACGTCGACGAACTGAACCGACTGGAGCGCAAGGGGCCATTCCCGGTTACTGTCGTCATCATCGACTTGAACGGCCTGAAAGCCGCCAACGATCAACTCGGGCATGCGGCCGGCGACGCGCTGCTGCGTCGCGCCGGCGAAGTGCTCAGCAAGGCCGTCGACAAGCCCTCCTATGCCGCCCGTATCGGCGGCGATGAGTTCGCACTACTGATGCCGGGAACCGACGAGCGGGACGCCAAGGTCGTGATGGACGGCATCGAGAACCTGCTCGAGGTCAACAACCAGTTCTATACCGGCCTGCCTCTCAGCTTCGCCATGGGTGCAGCGACAAGCCGGCCAGGTGAGCGGCTGGAGGCCATCGTGAAGCGGGCCGATCTCCTGATGTACGAGGCGAAGCGCGCCCACTACGCGGCCGCATCCGCGCCTCGCTAG